In Pectinophora gossypiella chromosome 1, ilPecGoss1.1, whole genome shotgun sequence, one genomic interval encodes:
- the LOC126366440 gene encoding putative nuclease HARBI1 produces MSDSDLYSDFEEFMDYVYDNPYDYPARKYIRDAQNPLECYDEEQFQKRFRFRKDTVVHMILPLIGLQSNVTNKGLPLPPILQLLIALRFYATGNFQIVCGDLHKISQPVVSKIVAKLSKILAMKVVEFIKFPGAHERANVKRAFYQRAQFPGVIGCIDCTHVPIKNPSRENGELFRNRKGEFSINVQLICGPQMLIYDIVARWPGSAHDSRIFSNSRCSMRFEEGDLVGAGILLGDSGYAQSSYTYTPVLNPQTPAQERYNRSHISTRNIIERLNGVLKRRFACLSRKLQNKIKNVPNIIVACAVLHNISVNTNQEMPEPLRSRIDPPTPVPDNERGSIIRASFIARHFS; encoded by the exons atgagtGATAGTGACTTATATAGTGACTTTGAAGAGTTTATGGATTATGTTTATGATAATCCTTACGATTATCCGGCGCGGAAATATATCAGAGACGCTCAAAACCCTTTGGAATGTTACGACgaagaacaatttcaaaaacgctttcgaTTTAGGAAAGATACCGTTGTTCATATGATATTGCCACTGATTGGATTGCAATCAAATGTAACCAACAAAGGGTTACCTTTACCACCCATATTGCAACTACTCATAGCGTTAAGATTTTATGCTACAGGAAACTTCCAG ATTGTTTGCGGAGACCTGCATAAGATCAGTCAGCCAGTTGTATCTAAAATCGTGGCTAAGCTATCGAAAATATTAGCAATGAAAGTAGTTGAGTTTATCAAGTTCCCTGGAGCACACGAGAGAGCCAACGTGAAGAGAGCATTTTACCAACGTGCTCAATTCCCAGGGGTAATCGGGTGCATTGACTGCACTCACGTACCAATTAAAAATCCGAGTCGGGAAAATGGAGAACTTTTCAGAAATAGAAAAGGTGAGTTCTCTATAAATGTACAACTAATATGCGGGCCACAAATGTTGATTTACGACATTGTGGCAAGGTGGCCAGGATCTGCCCATGATTCCCGCATATTCAGCAACAGCCGTTGTAGTATGCGCTTTGAAGAAGGGGATTTAGTAGGTGCTGGCATACTTTTAGGGGACAGTGGATATGCACAGTCGTCTTACACGTATACTCCCGTGCTAAATCCACAAACACCAGCTCAGGAGCGCTACAACAGATCCCATATCAGTACTAGAAATATTATAGAAAGGCTGAATGGTGTCCTGAAAAGAAGATTTGCTTGTTTAAGCAGGAAGCttcagaacaaaataaaaaatgtccctaacatcATCGTGGCATGTGCTGTATTGCACAATATCAGTGTTAACACTAACCAAGAAATGCCAGAACCCTTGAGGTCAAGGATAGACCCACCAACACCTGTTCCAGACAATGAACGAGGTAGTATTATAAGAGCTAGTTTTATCGCAAGACATTttagttaa